The genome window TGAACTGGGCCTGGGCGGCGGTGGCGCTGGCCTGCTCGGCCGTCACCTACGGCGCCGCCGCGATGAGCCTGACCGGTTTCGTGCCGGAGAAGCTGCCGTTCGGCCGGACCGTGGCGGCCCAGCTGGCCAGCTCCTTCGTCAAGCTGGTGGCGCCGGCCGCGATCGGCGGCATCGCGCTGAACACCCGCTACCTGCAGAAGCAGGGCATCCGGCCGGGGCAGGCGGTGGCGAGTGTGGGCGCCTCCCAGCTGGCCGGGCTGGCCGGCCACCTGCTGCTGCTCTTCCTGTTCGGCCTGATCACCGGCAGCCAGGGCAACGGGGACCTGGGCAGCGAGCGGGCGGTGATCATCGGGGTGCTGAGCGCGGCGGTGCTGGCGCTGGTGGTGGCGGCGGTCGGGCCGCTGCGGCGGTTCGTGCTGACCCGGCTGCGCTCGCTCTTCTTCGGCGTGGTGCCGCGGATGCTCGACCTGATGCAGACGCCGAGCAAGCTGGTCACCGGCTTCGGCGGCATCCTGCTGCTGACCCTGACCTTCACCGCCTGCCTGGACGCCTCGGTGCGGGCCTTCGGCGGCTCGATGAACTACGCGACGGTCGCGGTGATCTTCCTGACCGCCAACGCGGCCGGGTCGGCGGTGCCGACGCCGGGCGGGATCGGCGCGATCGAGGGTGCGCTGATCGTCGCGATGAGCCTCGGGATGCCGGCCGCCACCGCGACCTCGGCGGTCTTCCTCTACCGGGCGCTGACCTTCTGGCTGCCGGTGCTGCCGGGCTGGATCGCCTACACCTACCTGCAACGCAAGGGCGCGATCTGACCCCGTGCCGGCCCCGGGAACGGAACCGCCCCCGCACTGTCAGGAGTGCGGGGGCGGACGTCCGAACCGGTGGGCCGGTGAGCGGGGGCCGGGATCAGTAGACCGGCTTCTCCGGCTCGATCTGGTTCACCCAGCTGATCACGCCGCCGCCGAGGTGCACCGAGTTGGCGAACCCGGCGGCCTTCAGCACGGCCAGCACCTCGGCCGAGCGGACGCCGGTCTTGCAGTGCACGACGATCTTCTTGTCCTGCGGCATCTTCTCGAGCGCGTTCCCCATCAGGAACTCGTTCTTCGGGATGAGCACGGCGCCCGGGATGCTGACGATCTCGTACTCGTTCTGCTCGCGGACGTCGATCAGCAGGATGTCCTCGTCGTTGTCCTGCATCTCCTTGAGCTGCTTCGACGTGATGGTCGAGCCGAGCGCGGCCTCCTGGGCCTCCTCGGAGATCACGCCGCAGAACGCGTCGTAGTCGATCAGCTCGGTGACCGTCGGGTTCTCGCCGCAGAGCGCGCAGTTCGGGTCCTTGCGGACCTTGACCTGGCGGTAGTTCATCTCCAGGGCGTCGTAGATCATCAGCCGGCCGACCAGCGGCTCGCCGACGCCGGCCAGCAGCTTGATCGCCTCGGTCACCTGGATCGAGCCGATCGAGGCGCAGAGCACGCCCAGCACGCCGCCCTCGGCGCAGGACGGGACCATGCCCGGCGGCGGGGCCTCCGGGTAGAGGCAGCGGTAGCAGGGGCCGTGCTCGGCCCAGAAGACGCTGGCCTGGCCGTCGAACCGGTAGATCGAGCCCCAGACGTACGGCTTGCCGAGCAGCACCGCGGCGTCGTTCACCAGGTACCGGGTGGCGAAGTTGTCGGTGCCGTCGACGATCAGGTCGTAGCCGGAGAAGATCTCCATCACGTTGTCGTTGTCGAGCCGCTCGTCGTGCAGGATCACGTCGACGTACGGGTTGATCTCCTTGACCGAGTCCCGCGCGGACTCGCCCTTGGAGCGACCGATGTCGGACTGCCCGTGGATGATCTGGCGCTGCAGGTTGGACTCGTCGACGGTGTCGAACTCGACGATGCCGAGCGTGCCGACGCCGGCCGCGGCCAGGTACATCAGAGCCGGGGAACCGAGGCCGCCGGCGCCCACGCAGAGCACCTTTGCGTTCTTCAACCGCTTCTGCCCGGCCATCCCGACGTCCGGGATGATCAGGTGGCGGGAGTACCGGCGGACCTCGTCGACGGTGAGCTCGTCGGCCGGCTCGACCAGGGGTGGCAGCGACACGGGGACTCCGATGGTCGTCTAATCAGTGGTTCCTTGCTCAACAGTGTCATGCCCGGCCGGTATTCCGAGACAGCTTGTCCGATGGGCGAGACGACCGCCACCGGATGATGGGAATCGCCGCCGGACCGCCGCCCCGCCCGCGGTCCGGCGGGAGCTCAGACCCGGCAGGCGGTCTCCAGCCAGACGTCGGCCAGCGACTCCTCCAACGGGATCTGCGCGCGCCAGCCGAGCCGCTCCCGGGCGGTGCGCACGTCGGCCTGCCGCCAGGGCACCGGCTCGGTGGTCAGCCGGGGCTCGGCCTGGCCGGCGGCGGGCGGTTCGCCCACCGACTGGGCCGGCAGCAGCACCGGCCGGCTCTCCTCGGTCAGCGCGCCCTCGTAACCGGAGGCCCGGACCAGCAGGTCGGCCGCCTCCCGGGCCCGCACCGCGTGGCCGCTGCCGATGTTCACCACGCCGGTGGCCGCCGAGTCCACGGCGGCCCGGACCGCGACCGCGACGTCGCGGACGTCCACGAAGTCCCGGAATGCGGACAGGTCGGGCAGCCGCAGCTGGGACTCGCCGTGCTCCAGCGCCCGCCGCAGGCCCTCGGCCAGCCGCCCGAAGAGCGAGGCGGCGGGCGCACCGGGGCCGACCACGTCGAAGACCCGCAGCACCACCGCGTCCAGCCCGGAGGCCAGCACCAGCTCGGTGCCGGCCAGCTTGGCCACCCCGTACGGGCCGACCGGGCGCGGTTCGGCGCTCTCCGGCACGGCCGAGCCGAACGGCATCGGCCCGTACTCGGCGGCCGAGCCGACGTGCACCAGCCGGGCCGGCTCGCGGCTGCGCCGGATCCCCTCGCAGACCGTCGCCACCGCGAGCGCGTTGGCCCGCACCAGGGCGCGCGGGCTGCCGTAGGTGGCGCCGGCGCAGTTGACCACCACCTGCGGGGCCACCGCGTCCAGGAACCGGGCCAGCGCCCCGGGACTGCCGTCCGCCAGGTCGAACCGGATGTCGGCCGAGTCCCGCCGGCCGAGCACGGTGACCTGCAGGTCGGGGTCCAACAGCAGCCGATCGGCGACCCGGCGGCCCAGATAGCCGCCGGCCCCCAGCAACAGCACCCGCATGGGTGTCCTTCCAACGAGACGAGTAGGGCGAGTAGGGATTGGGAGTACTCCGGGGCCGGCCGGCTCAGGAGTAGGAGGTGGCCTGCCCGGTGGCCGCCCAGGCGGGCGGCAGCAGCACGGCCGCCGCGGCCCCGGCCGCCAGCACGGTCAGCGTGCCGGGCACCGCGGACCAGGCGGCCGGCCGGACCAGCGCGAGCACCAGCCCGACCGCGTCGGCCACCGCGACCCCGGCCAGCGCCAGCCGGGCCCGGCCGAGCCGGCGCAGCACGGCGGCCGCGCCGACCAGCAGGCCGAGCACCGCCTGGCCGTACCACTGGGCCGGGCAGGCCCGCTGCACCACGGCCGGCAGCAGCCCGAGCGCGGCCGACCCGGGGCGCGGTGCCAGCACGGTCAGCACGGCCAGCGCGGCGAAGCTGGTCAG of Kitasatospora viridis contains these proteins:
- the moeZ gene encoding adenylyltransferase/sulfurtransferase MoeZ: MSLPPLVEPADELTVDEVRRYSRHLIIPDVGMAGQKRLKNAKVLCVGAGGLGSPALMYLAAAGVGTLGIVEFDTVDESNLQRQIIHGQSDIGRSKGESARDSVKEINPYVDVILHDERLDNDNVMEIFSGYDLIVDGTDNFATRYLVNDAAVLLGKPYVWGSIYRFDGQASVFWAEHGPCYRCLYPEAPPPGMVPSCAEGGVLGVLCASIGSIQVTEAIKLLAGVGEPLVGRLMIYDALEMNYRQVKVRKDPNCALCGENPTVTELIDYDAFCGVISEEAQEAALGSTITSKQLKEMQDNDEDILLIDVREQNEYEIVSIPGAVLIPKNEFLMGNALEKMPQDKKIVVHCKTGVRSAEVLAVLKAAGFANSVHLGGGVISWVNQIEPEKPVY
- a CDS encoding NAD-dependent epimerase/dehydratase family protein; the encoded protein is MRVLLLGAGGYLGRRVADRLLLDPDLQVTVLGRRDSADIRFDLADGSPGALARFLDAVAPQVVVNCAGATYGSPRALVRANALAVATVCEGIRRSREPARLVHVGSAAEYGPMPFGSAVPESAEPRPVGPYGVAKLAGTELVLASGLDAVVLRVFDVVGPGAPAASLFGRLAEGLRRALEHGESQLRLPDLSAFRDFVDVRDVAVAVRAAVDSAATGVVNIGSGHAVRAREAADLLVRASGYEGALTEESRPVLLPAQSVGEPPAAGQAEPRLTTEPVPWRQADVRTARERLGWRAQIPLEESLADVWLETACRV